The Miscanthus floridulus cultivar M001 chromosome 6, ASM1932011v1, whole genome shotgun sequence genomic interval TTCATAttaaaaataaagtcgttttggacaaggcttGATTAAACATTGAgattataaatcatgaataacttttaagttgttgagtttagaAATATGAAAAttatatgtatagatttgtcttgaaaaatacttttacaaaaatttacatatatcactttttgataaatatctttataaaaataagtagttaAAGTTATACTTTAGAGACTGTGTCGTTGTCCAAAAcaactttattttttagtatggatGTAGTATTGATCTCGCTGACCAGGAACCTCAAGAACGCGGCAGTTGCTGTGGATGCCCTCTCCAACTGGTAAGTTTTCTCCGTTTGAATGAGCCTGTTTGAACACTGCCAAATGCGAATGCCAAGTATACACCATACCAGAATGATATACTACACCAATGACCATGGCTTACTAATTCCCTTCGATATATATGCAGCATGAATATTAATGGATGGGAGATGACCCACCTGTTCGGCagaccgtaaacgatcgtggattataagctgaaacattatttttctctcacatcaaaccagccaaaccagctagcagtaaataatctacgatctaatccagccagccgaacaggctggacGATTCCACTGGCATTTTTTTTGCCAACACCGGGTTTTTTTTTATCCGCACAAGTTTCGTAGTACATACATTTTCTTCTTTAACTGTAAAAAAATACCAAACTGCACTGGCTTAATAATAGTGGAGTTTACATGACTTGTGAGATAATTAATGGTATTACTACCGTCAACTAATGTTAGCCCGGGTATGCACATTGGCTATTTGGCTGTTCTTTCAGGGTGCGCGTGGCCAATGAGCTCGGTGCGGGAAATGGCAAGGGCGCCAGGTTTGCGGCGATTGTATCATCCACGACCTCGCTGGTGACTGGGCTCTTCTTTTGCGTGCTGATCATGGGCCTCCGCGACAAGATCGCTCTCATCTTCACCACCAGTGCTGTCGTGCTGGATGGCGTCGATAAGCTCTCGCTCTTGCTGGCCTTCACTATACTCCTCAATAGCATACAGCCTGTCCTGTCAGGTGAGTGAGAGCTCTCAGCTCCCCTAAGCTATACTCCTTAATTGCATTGGCTAGCCCAAATTAAAAAGCTCATAGGCCATGTATCTGTTACGTAGTAGAACATTATTGAAACTTCACGAGACTAGTTAAGCTCATGCTAtctgaaaaacaaaacaaaagcaaGGAATTCTCATGTTTCAAACAAAAAATAATTAATCTAAGGCCCCCTTGGAAACTGAGGAATTTTATAGGATTCAGGCTCTGTTTATTTCAGCTTTCTGTTGGGAGTTTTTGGACTTCAGCTTTGGGACCTTCCAAAAGCCGAAAAGCTCCCGGAAACCAAAAGCAAGAAGCTCTTCAAAGTGAGCTTTTGAGCTTTTGCCTCGTGAAAGGTTTTTGGCTTTTGGAAGGTCTCAAAGCTGAGGTCCAAAACTCGTAAAAAGTTTTTTCCAATAAGAACCTTTGGATTGGGCCGGGAGCAAATAAAGGATTCCACTGAATTCAACAAAACCCATAAAAAATTCCCTGGCACCGCCTGCGTGTGATCTCACTGGGCAAACACTTACACTGTGCTCCTCATTTCAGGTGTGGCTGTTGGGTCAGGATGGCAGTCTACGGTGGCGTACATCAACATCGGCTGCTATTACATCATCGGCATACCCATGGGCGTCCTCCTCGGATGGCTCTTCAACCTTGGCGTGCTGGTACGCAACGCATCGCTACTACTACCGCTCGTGTTGGCCACCCGGTCTGTGCCTGTTGCTTGATCGTGTGTCGTGACCATGGTTTCCAATATCGACCGAAATTTTCAGATATTTCCAATATATGCTCTTTATCCGTAGGtgccgataagaaaatatctatcttttttatacaaattttgtttaaatttacttaaatttaaattaaattttatttgaatttagtccgatatttccgatatatcctgtTTATCCTTTTTATCTGTGATCTcggataaatttttatttccgaaaatgaaaaccttggtcGTGACCAgcgccaccttcttcttcttcccgtgAAATCTTTTGCAGGGGATCTGGGCAGGCATGATCGGCGGAACCGCAGTGCAGACGCTCATCCTGGCCGTCATAACCGTTCGCTGCGACTGGGAAAAACAGGTGAGAAACCGCTATAGCTGCTCGTTTCTTTAGCGTGCTAGTAGCTTGCAGATACGTTTGATCTGCTGCTCGTGTGGCGATGATGCTGTATATATGACCATATATATATTGGGGGTCCGCGTCGTTGCATTGGCAGGCTATTATCGCGAGCACGCGCATGGACAAGTTATCGCAGGTCCGGTGAAGTACATGTTCAGGCATACATATGATCGAGGAGTAACCAATGCAAAACCCTCTTTCCGTCTCTCTCCCTACCGATCAAGAATCTGGATCCCTTGCACGAAATCATGTAAAATATTGGTTGGCAATTGGATCATATTAGTACCTGATCATGACACTTCTGTGTTTATTCATTTGTAATTTATTACAGGTGTACGTTCTCACTTGTATCTACGTATACGAGCTGTATATACAAACTCAGTAAAAAAGAATTGCAATTGCTTGTCAGCTTCTTCATTCTAGACCCAGTCCGCGTGTGCTCGCTTCATATATTATTATGGAAAGACGGTTAGAAGAAGTGATCTCAGGCCCATAGATAGAATGGCCCTCTTCCCATGCACTAGGTTGACTAGGAGTCGTGGCCTCAGTTGGTCCAGCACTAAGTTAAAGAGGGATGGCCAGTTATCATAGGTTAGTTGACCAACCCTCTTTAACTCTAAGTCCACCGAGTCTGAGGGTGGTGGATCCGCTTGAAGGCCGTCCCCTCTCTTCCTCACCAACAACAGCAGGCAATGCTTATGCACTAGGCGAGTGCACTTGTGGCATTAACACATCACAACCTACTTCATCGATGTCAGACTACCTGGCTTCAAGTTATGGTCAGTGATCCTAATCCATATTAGATTAATTAGTGTTCATGTAATTAGATTAGTTATCCTATGGTTCAACCTCCCTATTTTCTAACGAAGATCACTTGTCGACAAGATTAGCGAATTGTTGTAGTAATTGTAGAAATAGTAGCAATTAGGTGTTCCGGTTGCTCGAATTGCTCCGTTGCTGTTATGTTTCTTGTTAGCAACTCACTACGTGATAGAATAACAAATTACAATAATGCTATCTCAGGCAAGCAACGATACTGATAATCCGATACAAATGAGAGAGAACGTGGGAGAAGAAGCACAACAGGGCAATTGGAAACCGAAAAGTCACAGCTAGGGTCCAAGATAAAATACTAGAATTACAAGATTCGTGTACAAGAGAGAGGGAGccagggaggaagaagaaagaatagTAGTGATATGCAGATTATGCTTCTCTCTAGATATTCGATGCCTCATGCCGCTGCCCTTTTTGTACCCAGAGTCTATGAGTGACcctttcaaataaaaaaagagtTTTGAGTGATGAGCTATTGTTGACTTGCCGAGGCTTATGGCTCAAGAGTTGGCGGCTCAACATTCATCACGAACTTTGGGGAAGATTAGACAAGCTGCATATTACTGGCTAGTTTAGCAGAGCTCCACTCCTAGCTTCTTTGAAGTAGATTCTATGGATCTCTATCAAACGCTTAAAATGCAACTGGATTCTGATGAGAACTGACGagaatcacttctccatttacGTTACAAGCTGAGAGCTAAAACAACTGCTCTCCACCGATCCCTACCGCTCCCCGTTCAATCATCACTATAATTACTTCATGATCAATTCTCACCTGCTCTCCATCTTGCTCCCCCACCAGAATCATTTCATTGAAAAATCAAAAAAATGAAGCATAAGAATGCGAAAGGAGAGCTCCGCCAAACCAGGCGTGAGGGTGTGGGATGTCATTGTAGAGACCGATGGACCATCGATCAATTCTAAGCAAAGGCTATTTTAATCTCTTTGATTGCAAAGAAAGACAGAAAACTGAAAAAACTGAGAAAACTCCAAATAAAAGAGGTCGCATAGGCCTAGAGTTATTTTATACTCCCTTCGCTTTATATTGTAGGACGTTTTGACT includes:
- the LOC136460474 gene encoding protein DETOXIFICATION 27-like, with the protein product MDVVLISLTRNLKNAAVAVDALSNWVRVANELGAGNGKGARFAAIVSSTTSLVTGLFFCVLIMGLRDKIALIFTTSAVVLDGVDKLSLLLAFTILLNSIQPVLSGVAVGSGWQSTVAYINIGCYYIIGIPMGVLLGWLFNLGVLGIWAGMIGGTAVQTLILAVITVRCDWEKQVYVLTCIYVYELYIQTQ